One Pecten maximus chromosome 7, xPecMax1.1, whole genome shotgun sequence genomic window carries:
- the LOC117330443 gene encoding uncharacterized protein LOC117330443 has translation MSNVSVVECGPTVTPREGSYPQLRNKSRIAKGCHLSSVTRLPANNSNHSFDPKECSIRGSSLLCVEPYREYKAPQNSPRNVPCSPRSPPKVEDSGPATPETPPGDDRPLSVVGERFSSLSGMTSRAISRVSSYVPPSRTETTASFYKTPNDVSDILLAYEDSGEGEPSGPPPTPSECSISSFKVDGLRIGSVCGTRCTQSNRDFNPGYVKRATYCCDKCAERMTCHESMVLDASSPFYAYQKCMSTDALGRCTSHYTPVSDNIHTFLESSQSCSMDDEQRRQVSRLWGSERHVNSVKPSSAPMTEENTDINNTGYSSSCEACVIERQQDDSSDSEGVLGDEPELEVTVSDLDNKEPLIKTKCPKEINQIPGQPAPETNVDKETKEQTEDTSGVSKTPVIDHVQLPEIGEGEKEKKTSFWSPDWRPLSPAKQSQDEGHMASPCASKSCHKDSGREQDAITLPSICVKTNPKSGVSRTTEKESSKLTLNEIDRNSNTCDGTTPKLQENLGPPVFDNAKVQQVLQECADIIDVPKRQFLPELATVPDNSELCYTAIVDKRYNRWKRRRRKRNKGEESGYKTVSPCESSSDENRENILNESPIINVKLRRRRRLPEEDDFGYHGSNSHPHELHYDGSCELMSSDKDFNSYSLQEDNTTSGNHSNSTIEEHKERRRTAIEQRAKDTLQQEVFHGGSYSGRKEEQTSDLGNALLQATQVTISRKPNITPSVTSKIEEEENLTKTTPKLPCFKAKKQSYARKAFPFQEDQNRYFKPIDRSLVYHAASDSGAVVKLSNSNPSGDSSGQSSSGLVRIRMDKASKERLLLSRMARHKVEPRNLLPRKRPVSEVKLPSTSATNSTISHLSLNHLLQTIPNHSTSKNKLVESNDAPKRQDSNTQNKEPGVLAPEVVGLQKKHEGSPTETPKKEQKRSTKRKCTIPKKPLLDMMNKAFFREIELKVKNRDSNRLRNVSSLSFTPSFSYSLFELPEIYRKYNKDIENRVSMAWPVSQKLKQH, from the exons ATGTCGAATGTGTCAGTGGTAGAATGCGGACCTACAGTGACACCGAGGGAAGGGTCATACCCTCAGCTCCGAAACAAGAGCAGGATAGCAAAG GGATGTCACTTGTCGTCAGTCACACGTCTACCGGCCAACAACTCGAACCACTCATTCGACCCTAAAGAGTGTTCGATTAGAGGATCGTCCCTTTTGTGTGTGGAGCCCTACAGGGAGTACAAAGCGCCTCAGAACTCGCCAAGGAACGTACCATGCTCCCCAAGGAGTCCCCCAAAG GTGGAAGATAGCGGCCCCGCGACACCAGAGACCCCTCCAGGTGACGATCGGCCCCTCAGTGTCGTTGGAGAGAGGTTCAGTTCTCTCTCCGGAATGACATCACGTGCTATATCCAGGGTTTCGTCATATGTCCCTCCAAGTCGCACA GAAACCACAGCCTCATTTTACAAGACACCCAATGACGTATCCGATATTTTGTTGGCATACGAAGATAGTGGAGAGGGGGAACCAAGCGGGCCTCCTCCAACCCCGTCCGAGTGTTCCATCAGCAGTTTTAAGGTGGATGGGTTAAGGATAGGATCGGTGTGTGGGACACGATGTACCCAG AGCAATAGAGATTTCAACCCCGGGTACGTTAAACGAGCCACATATTGCTGCGATAAATGCGCTGAAAGAATGACGTGCCACGAGTCCATGGTGCTGGATGCAAGCTCGCCCTTCTACGCCTACCAGAAATGTATGTCGACGGATGCTTTGGGGAGATGTACGTCACACTATACCCCTGTCTCCGATAATATCCACACATTTCTGGAGTCATCACAGTCCTGTTCCATGGATGATGAACAGAGGCGCCAGGTTTCCAGGTTATGGGGCAGTGAACGCCATGTGAATTCAGTGAAGCCGTCGTCTGCCCCCATGACGGAGGAAAATACCGACATAAATAACACCGGATACTCTTCCTCGTGTGAAGCATGTGTCATAGAGAGACAGCAAGATGACTCGTCTG ATTCTGAAGGTGTGTTGGGTGATGAACCGGAACTGGAAGTTACCGTCAGTGACCTGGACAATAAAGAACCTCTGATAAAGACCAAGTGTCCGAAGGAAATCAACCAAATTCCCGGACAACCGGCCCCTGAAACAAATGTGGATAAAGAGACAAAAGAGCAGACTGAGGATACATCCGGTGTGAGTAAGACACCAGTTATCGACCATGTACAATTGCCAGAGATAGGGGAGGGTGAAAAGGAGAAGAAAACGTCATTCTGGTCACCTGATTGGAGACCTCTGAGTCCAGCGAAACAGTCCCAGGACGAAGGACATATGGCGTCCCCATGCGCAAGCAAGTCCTGCCACAAAGATAGTGGTCGAGAACAAGATGCGATCACACTTCCGTCAATCTGTGTCAAAACCAACCCTAAAAGTGGCGTGTCTCGAACCACGGAGAAAGAAAGCTCTAAACTAACCCTCAATGAGATCGACCGGAACTCCAACACCTGTGACGGTACAACCCCTAAACTACAGGAAAATCTCGGTCCACCAGTCTTCGACAA TGCAAAGGTCCAACAGGTGTTACAAGAGTGTGCAGATATTATCGATGTACCTAAGCGACAATTCTTACCGG AACTAGCGACAGTGCCAGACAACAGTGAGCTTTGTTACACAGCAATTGTTGATAAACGCTACAACAGATGGAAACGAAGGAGGCGCAAACGAAATAAAGGTGAAGAGTCTGGATATAAAACGGTCTCGCCATGTGAAAGTTCATCAGAcgaaaatagggaaaatattttaaatgaatctCCCATAATAAATGTAAAGCTGCGAAGGCGAAGGAGACTCCCCGAAGAGGACGACTTCGGGTACCATGGATCAAACAGCCACCCGCATGAGCTTCACTATGACGGCAGCTGTGAGTTAATGTCCTCTGACAAAGACTTCAACTCATATAGCTTACAGGAAGATAATACTACGAGCGGTAACCATTCCAACAGTACTATTGAGGAACACAAGGAAAGGAGACGAACAGCTATAGAACAAAGAGCTAAAG ATACATTGCAACAAGAGGTCTTCCATGGTGGTTCCTACAGTGGACGGAAAGAAGAGCAAACTTCTGATCTGGGCAATGCTCTGCTTCAGGCTACACAAGTTACCATATCACGAAAGCCAAATATTACCCCGTCCGTAACATCCAAGATCGAGGAAGAGGAAAATCTAACCAAAACAACACCCAAGCTTCCATGTTTTAAGGCAAAGAAACAATCATACGCAAGAAAGGCTTTCCCATTCCAAGAGGACCAAAACAG GTATTTTAAGCCAATAGACAGAAGCCTGGTTTACCATGCAGCTAGTGACAGTGGAGCCGTAGTTAAATTAAGTAATTCTAATCCATCTGGCGACTCCTCTGGTCAATCATCATCCGGTCTGGTCAGAATTAGGATGGACAAAGCATCGAAAGAGAGATTGCTTCTGTCCAGAATGGCCAGACACAAAgttg AACCTAGAAACCTACTTCCACGGAAGCGGCCAGTCTCGGAGGTAAAGCTGCCTTCCACCTCAGCAACCAACAGTACTATATCCCACCTGTCCCTAAACCATCTTCTTCAAACCATTCCTAACCACAGCACTAGCAAGAACAAACTTGTGGAAAGCAATGACGCACCCAAGAGACAGGACAGCAACACCCAAAATAAGGAACCAGGCGTCCTTGCCCCAGAAGTGGTG gGTCTACAGAAGAAACACGAAGGGTCCCCTACAGAAACGCCGAAGAAAGAGCAGAAGCGTTCCACTAAAAGGAAGTGCACGATTCCTAAGAAGCCATTACTTGATATGATGAACAAAGCTTTCTTTAGAGAAATTGAACTCAAAGTGAAGAACCGTGACAGTAATAGGCTCAGAAATGTGTCTTCACTATCCTTTACACCGTCGTTTTCCTACTCCTTGTTCGAACTTCCGGAGATATACAGGAAATATAACAAGGATATTGAGAACCGGGTGTCTATGGCTTGGCCGGTGTCACAGAAACTAAAACAACATTAG
- the LOC117330445 gene encoding cyclin-dependent kinase 20-like, translated as MEQYTILGRIGEGAHGIVLKAKHVESGEVVALKKVPLRKLDDGIPTTALREIKALQEIEENPYVVNLREVFPHGSSLVLVFEYMLSDLSEVIKNSDHPLSEAQVKSYMLMLLKGVAFSHENNIMHRDLKPANLLISSTGHLKIADFGLARVFQNKGDRQYSHQVATRWYRAPELLYGARKYDEGVDIWAVGCIFGELLNNSPLFPGENDIEQLCCVLRVLGTPNESIWPGISELPDYNKITFPDNQPIPLEEIVPDATHEALSLLKKLLVYPTKSRISAKDALLHPYFFSEPLPAHHSELPIPQRSKRGLPRRQQTHEYNIDLPLEKSLIDPDLLAPYVVKFK; from the exons ATGGAACAATACACAATCTTGGGTAGGATTGGAGAAGGTGCCCATGGTATTGTCTTAAAGGCGAAGCATGTAGAG AGCGGTGAAGTTGTTGCCCTCAAAAAGGTTCCCCTACGGAAACTAGATGATGGCATCCCTACTACAGCTCTTAG GGAAATAAAAGCTTTACAAGAAATTGAAGAAAACccttat GTGGTGAACCTTCGCGAAGTGTTCCCCCATGGCAGTAGTCTGGTACTTGTGTTTGAGTACATGTTGTCTGACCTCTCGGAGGTCATAAAAAATTCAGACCACCCACTGTCTGAGGCCCAGGTCAAGTCCTACATGTTGATGCTGTTGAAAGGTGTTGCATTCTCACATGAAAACAACATAATGCATAGA GATCTGAAGCCAGCAAACTTGTTGATAAGCTCAACTGGTCATCTGAAAATCGCTGATTTTGGACTTGCCAGAGTGTTCCAAAACAAGGGTGACCGACAATACAGTCACCAGGTAGCCACAAG ATGGTACCGTGCCCCAGAACTTCTGTACGGAGCCAGGAAGTATGATGAGGGTGTTGATATTTG GGCTGTTGGATGCATATTTGGAGAACTACTAAACAACTCACCACTTTTCCCT GGAGAAAATGACATAGAACAGCTGTGCTGTGTATTGAGAGTGCTGGGAACACCTAACGAGAGCATATGGCCT GGAATCTCCGAGCTACCAGATTATAACAAGATCACATTCCCGGATAATCAGCCTATTCCACTGGAAGAGATAGTCCCAGATGCTACCCATGAAGCTCTCAGCTTACTAAAAAAACTCTTAGTGTATCCAACAAAGTCAAGGATTTCAGCGAAGGATGCCTTGTTACATCCGTACTTTTTCAGTGAGCCCCTCCCTGCTCATCACTCAGAGTTGCCAATTCCTCAACGCAGTAAGAGGGGACTACCTCGTCGACAACAGACTCATGAATATAACATTGATCTTCCCTTAGAGAAAAGCTTGATAGATCCTGACCTGCTAGCCCCATATGTTGTTAAGTTTAAATAG